Proteins encoded within one genomic window of Brenneria nigrifluens DSM 30175 = ATCC 13028:
- the urtB gene encoding urea ABC transporter permease subunit UrtB, which yields MVIRQLCNLFLSLCLAAPTAALAGPAADFAAASRSGQAEMLQSWAIAPDAARLPLLQALRSESVVLDQNKRPFSEERGKLLPLEGDVRPEGATKKLFMNNRLRVLIGSALASHQLVSDDAAVRLRAARMLQNDAVAEQLPLLTQRLAAEQDSDVSAALKIAIAGLQLTDANPQVRLNAVKQLGETGDPQMQARLQQLTQPENEPDAGVRSAALAGLKNIKQSLILGDLLGQAFTGLSLGSILLLAALGLAITYGLLGVINMAHGEMLMLGAYSTWLVQSLFQRLAPEWLAYYPLLALPVAFFITAAIGMALERTIIRHLYGRPLETLLATWGISLMLIQLVRVLFGAQNLEVANPAWLSGGLQVLPNLVLPYNRIAVILFVMGVLLLTWLLLNKTRLGLNVRAVTQNRAMADCCGVPTGRVDMLAFGLGSGIAGLGGVALSQLGNVGPELGQSYIIDSFLVVVLGGVGQLAGTVVAAFGLGILNKVLEPQIGAVLGKILILILIVLFIQRRPQGLFALKGRVID from the coding sequence ATGGTTATTCGTCAGTTATGTAATTTGTTTTTGTCGCTGTGTCTGGCGGCGCCAACGGCAGCGCTGGCCGGACCGGCGGCCGACTTTGCGGCGGCGAGCCGCAGCGGGCAGGCGGAAATGCTGCAGTCATGGGCGATTGCGCCGGACGCAGCCCGACTTCCCTTGCTACAGGCGCTGCGCAGCGAATCGGTGGTGCTCGATCAAAATAAACGGCCGTTCAGCGAAGAGCGGGGCAAACTGCTGCCGCTGGAAGGCGACGTGCGGCCGGAGGGCGCGACGAAGAAACTTTTTATGAATAATCGCCTGCGGGTGTTGATTGGCAGCGCGTTGGCTTCCCATCAGCTAGTCAGCGATGACGCCGCCGTTCGCCTGCGCGCCGCGCGCATGCTGCAAAACGATGCGGTAGCCGAGCAGTTGCCGCTGCTGACGCAGCGCCTTGCCGCCGAGCAGGACAGCGATGTATCCGCCGCGCTGAAGATCGCCATCGCCGGTTTGCAGTTGACCGACGCCAACCCGCAGGTGCGGCTTAATGCGGTGAAGCAGCTGGGAGAGACCGGCGATCCGCAAATGCAGGCGCGCTTGCAGCAGCTCACCCAGCCGGAAAATGAGCCGGACGCCGGGGTGAGAAGCGCTGCGCTTGCGGGGCTGAAAAATATCAAACAAAGCCTGATATTAGGCGATCTTTTAGGGCAGGCGTTTACCGGTTTATCGCTGGGATCGATTTTGCTGCTGGCGGCCCTGGGGCTGGCGATCACCTATGGTTTACTGGGCGTTATCAACATGGCGCACGGCGAAATGCTGATGCTGGGGGCGTACTCGACCTGGCTGGTTCAATCGCTATTTCAACGCCTTGCGCCGGAGTGGCTGGCGTATTACCCCTTATTGGCGCTGCCGGTCGCTTTCTTTATTACCGCCGCTATCGGCATGGCGCTGGAGCGCACCATTATCCGCCATCTTTACGGCCGTCCGCTTGAAACCCTGTTGGCGACCTGGGGGATCAGCCTGATGCTGATTCAATTGGTACGGGTGCTGTTTGGCGCGCAAAACCTGGAAGTGGCCAATCCCGCCTGGCTGTCCGGCGGTCTGCAAGTGCTGCCCAATCTGGTGCTGCCTTATAACCGTATCGCGGTGATCCTGTTTGTAATGGGCGTACTGCTGCTCACCTGGCTGCTGCTGAATAAAACTCGGCTCGGTCTCAACGTGCGGGCGGTTACGCAAAACCGGGCGATGGCCGACTGCTGCGGCGTACCCACCGGACGGGTCGATATGCTGGCTTTCGGGCTGGGATCGGGCATTGCCGGGCTGGGCGGCGTGGCGCTGTCGCAATTGGGCAACGTCGGGCCGGAGCTGGGACAGAGTTATATCATCGACTCCTTTCTGGTGGTGGTATTGGGCGGCGTGGGACAACTGGCGGGGACGGTGGTGGCCGCGTTCGGACTGGGGATTCTCAACAAAGTGCTGGAACCGCAGATCGGCGCCGTGCTCGGCAAGATCCTGATTCTGATCCTGATCGTGTTATTTATTCAAAGACGGCCGCAGGGTTTGTTTGCATTAAAAGGGCGGGTAATTGACTGA